From Vicinamibacterales bacterium, a single genomic window includes:
- a CDS encoding (2Fe-2S)-binding protein yields the protein MAYTLTVNGKSSSVDAPADMPLLWALRDILNLKGTKYGCGIGACGACTVHIDGKPVRSCQTRVSAVAERPITTIEGLSADGTHPVQVAWQEVDVPQCGYCQSGQIMAAAALLSQKPKPTDADIDQAMNGNLCRCATYVRIRQAIHKAAAMSVTTTAAQGGSFDSAQDREE from the coding sequence ATGGCCTACACACTGACCGTCAACGGCAAGTCCTCGAGCGTGGATGCCCCGGCCGACATGCCGCTGCTCTGGGCGCTGCGCGACATCCTCAACCTCAAGGGCACCAAGTACGGTTGCGGCATCGGCGCCTGCGGCGCCTGCACGGTGCACATCGACGGCAAGCCCGTCCGTTCGTGCCAGACGCGGGTATCCGCGGTGGCGGAACGCCCGATTACGACCATTGAAGGCCTGTCGGCCGACGGCACCCATCCGGTCCAGGTGGCCTGGCAGGAAGTCGACGTGCCGCAGTGCGGCTACTGCCAATCCGGACAAATCATGGCGGCCGCGGCGCTGCTCAGCCAGAAACCCAAGCCGACCGACGCCGACATCGACCAGGCGATGAACGGCAACCTCTGCCGCTGCGCGACCTACGTCCGCATCCGGCAGGCCATCCACAAGGCGGCGGCGATGTCCGTCACCACCACCGCCGCCCAGGGCGGGTCCTTCGACTCCGCTCAGGACAGGGAGGAATAG